A window of Haliscomenobacter hydrossis DSM 1100 contains these coding sequences:
- a CDS encoding ABC transporter permease, producing MFRNHLLLALRNLAKNRLFTGLNILGLAVGLAAAAFIALYVVGEWQTDRFLPAPERTFRLLRVSGLKDTPYEIGISAPNYAAALQNDFEGQIEETVRFMRGESLVLLNKNQVFEEKKMAWGDARFIPFFDLKMYAGNPKTALEKPGSLVLTRKVAQRYFGSEAKAMGQIVKIDNAIDAQVTGILEDFPANTHFDFELMLSMKTAETTRQYWTDWWNNCLITYARLKPGVSAQKVESRFEWFMDKYFAEDFATMGAPIGLRLQPLRKVYFGKDVRYDLIPHGNQAAMQLFGFAALVLLLVAGANYVNLSTARATERSREIGVQKALGAGVGRIRVQFLSESLLLTLCGVSLALLGVYMAMPAFETLFGSPFRLVLSGCQMALIVPAVVLIFGVLAGFYPATLLASFRPVNALRGQLGKGMGQETVRKGLVVFQFGLSIVLICGTILIHRQLNFLGKKDLGYRRENILLVNTDNPEVYQKRSTFEALLKETPGVAAFTRTGGTPGGFHDALNFKLEGRDEIAKMRVTYVDNDFSETFGIQLLAGRDFSRDFASDSTQAALINQSAALQMGYQPADIVGKVITETMFDSIPKRIVGVVADYHFSSLRDRVEPLVIMQANWAGSYAIRLDPGAQSIDKSIAAVGQIWQQLSPAFPFQYQFLDESLNRLYLSEARQGRIFSLFSALAIFIACVGMFGLATFAAAKRTKEIGIRKVLGASVAGITSLLAKDFLKLVILAMLIATPVAWYLMRQWLEDFAYRVEVQWWMFVLAGVLAIGIAFLTIGLQSVKAALANPVKSLRSE from the coding sequence ATGTTCCGCAATCACCTCCTCCTCGCCCTGCGCAACCTCGCCAAAAACCGCCTCTTCACGGGGCTTAATATTTTAGGTTTAGCCGTAGGTTTGGCTGCTGCTGCCTTCATTGCTTTGTACGTGGTTGGAGAATGGCAAACCGATCGTTTTTTACCTGCACCAGAGCGTACGTTTCGCCTATTGCGGGTATCGGGATTGAAGGATACACCCTATGAAATTGGCATCAGTGCCCCCAATTATGCGGCGGCTTTACAAAACGATTTTGAGGGCCAAATCGAAGAAACAGTGCGTTTCATGCGCGGCGAAAGTCTGGTGCTTTTGAACAAAAACCAGGTGTTTGAGGAGAAAAAAATGGCCTGGGGCGATGCCCGCTTTATTCCCTTTTTTGACTTAAAAATGTATGCAGGCAATCCCAAAACAGCCCTGGAAAAACCCGGCAGCCTGGTGCTCACGCGCAAAGTAGCCCAACGTTATTTTGGCTCTGAGGCCAAAGCCATGGGGCAAATTGTCAAAATCGACAACGCCATCGATGCTCAGGTAACCGGGATATTGGAAGACTTTCCAGCCAATACCCATTTTGACTTTGAATTGATGCTCTCGATGAAAACCGCCGAAACCACCCGCCAATACTGGACGGATTGGTGGAACAACTGCCTGATCACCTATGCCCGCCTCAAACCTGGAGTGAGCGCCCAAAAAGTAGAAAGCCGCTTCGAGTGGTTCATGGATAAATATTTTGCTGAAGATTTTGCGACGATGGGCGCGCCGATCGGCTTGCGCTTACAGCCTTTGCGCAAAGTTTATTTTGGCAAGGACGTACGTTACGATTTGATTCCGCACGGCAACCAGGCAGCCATGCAATTATTCGGTTTTGCGGCCCTGGTTTTACTGCTAGTGGCGGGTGCCAATTACGTCAACTTATCCACCGCCCGGGCAACCGAGCGCAGCCGGGAAATTGGGGTGCAAAAAGCCCTGGGTGCCGGCGTGGGGCGCATCCGGGTGCAGTTTTTGAGCGAAAGTTTGTTGCTGACCCTCTGCGGGGTTAGCCTGGCCTTGTTGGGGGTGTACATGGCGATGCCGGCTTTTGAGACCTTGTTTGGCAGTCCGTTTCGGCTCGTACTTTCAGGGTGTCAAATGGCCTTGATTGTGCCTGCGGTGGTGTTGATTTTTGGTGTTTTGGCAGGCTTTTATCCAGCGACCTTGCTCGCTTCCTTCCGCCCGGTGAATGCCTTGCGCGGGCAATTGGGCAAGGGCATGGGGCAGGAAACCGTGCGCAAAGGGCTGGTCGTTTTCCAATTTGGCTTGTCGATTGTGCTCATTTGTGGCACCATCCTGATCCATCGGCAACTGAATTTTTTGGGTAAAAAAGACCTGGGTTACCGGCGCGAAAACATCCTGCTGGTCAATACCGACAACCCGGAGGTGTACCAAAAACGCAGCACTTTTGAAGCCTTGTTGAAAGAGACGCCCGGCGTAGCGGCCTTCACCCGCACGGGAGGCACCCCCGGCGGCTTCCACGATGCCTTGAACTTCAAACTGGAAGGCCGCGATGAAATCGCCAAAATGCGGGTGACTTACGTAGACAATGATTTTTCGGAAACCTTTGGCATCCAACTCCTGGCTGGGCGCGATTTTTCACGCGACTTTGCTTCCGATTCTACCCAGGCCGCCTTGATCAACCAATCCGCCGCGCTGCAAATGGGCTACCAACCTGCCGACATTGTGGGCAAAGTCATCACGGAAACCATGTTCGACAGCATCCCCAAACGCATTGTAGGCGTGGTGGCCGATTACCATTTTTCCTCCCTGCGCGACCGGGTTGAGCCGCTGGTGATCATGCAGGCCAATTGGGCGGGTAGTTATGCTATCCGTTTGGATCCCGGCGCTCAGTCTATTGATAAATCCATTGCGGCGGTGGGGCAAATCTGGCAGCAGCTTTCGCCAGCATTTCCTTTCCAATACCAGTTTTTGGATGAATCGCTCAATCGCCTGTACCTGAGTGAAGCGCGACAAGGGCGCATCTTCAGCCTATTCTCGGCGTTGGCCATTTTTATTGCCTGTGTGGGCATGTTTGGGCTGGCCACTTTTGCGGCAGCCAAACGTACCAAGGAGATTGGCATCCGCAAGGTGTTGGGCGCTTCGGTAGCAGGCATTACGAGCCTTTTGGCCAAAGATTTTCTCAAGTTGGTCATCCTGGCCATGCTCATCGCTACCCCGGTCGCCTGGTATTTGATGCGGCAATGGCTGGAGGATTTTGCCTATCGGGTGGAAGTGCAGTGGTGGATGTTTGTGCTGGC